In the Armatimonadota bacterium genome, GCGCGCCGGGCGGTCCTGCCGCCACCGCCACCGTGCCGCTGGCGAGCGTGACCTGCCCGCTCGCGGTCGGCGGGCGGCGCGGATCGCCAAGTGTGCCCCACAGACGCAGCTGGCCCGTGGCCAGCGCGTCGACGACCGGAGGGACGGCGAGCCGCAGGTCGCGGCCCTGCACGACCAGCGGCGCGTCCTCGCCGACCGCCAGGATCAGGCCTCCGCCTGCAGACGGTACCAGACGCAGCGCGCCCCGCACCTCCGCGGTACCGCTGCCCAGGCGCGCCGATGCCTCGGCCAGCTGGATCGTGGTGCCGTCGAACCGCGCATCGAGGCGGATCGCCTCGATCGGCGTGCGCAGGCCGCTCACCCGTACCCGGCCGTCACGCACGCGCAGCCCTCCGGTGACCTCCGGCGCAGCCACGGTCCCACCGACCCGCACCTCGCCCTCGACCGCTCCGGTGGCTTCCTCCACGCGGTCGGTGAGCAGCCGCAGCAGGCCCATGTTGGCGTCTGCCAGCCAGAACCGAAACTCCATGGGCCGCTGTGCGTCGAACCGCAGCAGTGCGGGGTTGAACGGGATCGCGCCCGCAGCCCGCAGCCGGTGGCCGTCCTGCACGAGGAACGCCTGCGGGACCTGGAGCAGTCCGTCCCGGTAGTAGGCGTTGGCGACCAGCCGGTCGAAGGTCGCACCCTCGACGCCTCCGCCGGTGATCTCCTGGGAGAACCCGATCTCGGGTGCCGCCAGCGGCCCGTCGAGCTGCACCGTGAAGTCCCACCGACCCCGCAGCGGGCGGCGCAACCCGAGCAGGGGGCGCAGCAGGTCGAGCGACAGCCCGGCGCCGGTCACCTCCAGGGCGCTGGCGCCGCGCAGGTGCAACCGTCCCTGCATTGCCACGGTCCCCTGGGCCGGCCGCAGCAGAAAGCGGTCGATCGTCACCACGCCGTCGCGCAGCGTCAGGTCCACCGAGCCGTCAGTGAGCCGGTGGTCCCCGATGTGGCCCCCATCGATCGTGACGTTGAACCGCGCGTCGGGGTTCCCCAGCGCGCCCTGCACCGCGGCCGTTCCGGTGATCGTCGCATCGACCGGCACGCCGAACCGCACGTTGCCCAGTCCGAGCAACGTCGAGAGCCGGCCGTGCGCCACGTCCGCCGTCAACCCGATCGTGGGCGCCGGCCCGAACGCGATCGCGCCGTCCAGGCGGTAGGTCTCGGCAGCGCGGCGCAGGCGCAGGGGCGCCAGGCGCAGGGCGCGCCCGGTCCAGCCTACCTCGCCCTCCGCATCGTCGAAGCGGATGCCGTTGATCGACAGATCGCCGGACCGCACTGCAACGGTCATCTCCGGGGCATCGGGACGCCCGCGCAGGGTGCCGGTCAGGCTCACGTGGCCGTCCACCCAACTGCCCGGCAGGCGCGGGAGGGCCAGGTCGCGCAGTGCGAGGTCTCGTGCCGACAGGGTCAGGTCGAACCCGGTGCGCCGATCGACGGTCCCTGCGACTTCCAGGCGAGAGGAGCGCCGGCTCAGCCATGCGTGATCCAGCACGAGGCGCGTGCCGTCCCAGCGGAATGTGCCTTCCGCGCGGTCCACCGCCTGCCCGTGCACGACGGCGTCGCGCAGGACGAGGCGGCCGACTGCTGCAGGACGCTCGGCAACACCGGTAAGGCGCACCCGACCGTCGACGCTGCCACGCACCTCCACCGGTGCCCCCCACAGCCGCGCGAGCACGTCGGCCGGCGCCCGCTCGGCCCCGATGGTGAGGTCGAGGCGCGCAGGAGACGCCCAGGTGACGGTGCCGTCGATCTGGTACCGTGCCCGGCCGGCGCGGGCGCCCACCTGCTCCAGCCTGATCTGGCCGGGGCGCACGTGTACGCGCCCGCTGGCGTCGTCCACCTCGAGCCCCAGCACCCGCCCCCGGCGCACCAGCGCGTCGCCGGCGATCTCCCAGGCCGCCAGCGTCCCGTCCACCCGGCCGGTGAACGCCGCGGTGCCGGCGATGGCCGCGGGCAGGCGCAGACCAGGCAGCGACGCGAGCTCGAGCCCGTCGGCCACCGCCCGCAGCGCCAGCCTGCCGTCGGGGCCCAGCAGGCCATGCCCGAGCGCCCACGCGGGCCCGGTGCGCGCGGCCGCATGCTCGATGTACAGGGTGCCGCCCTGGTAGCGGACGACGCCGCGCAGCGCGTCGATCTCGGCGTCGATCCCGCTGCCCTGCAGGCGCGCCGCGTCCACTCGCGCCCTCGCCGCCGCGTCCAGCCCTCCAGGACGTCCCAGCGCGATGACGTACCCGCTGACGCGCCCGCGCGTCACCGGCACAGGTCGGGACACCCAGCGGCCCAGCGCGCCCGCATCGGCGTCGTCGACGCGCGCCGCCACCTGGAACTGCGGGGCGTCCAGCCGCCACCATGCCTCGCCCCGCACGGCGCCGCCGGCGACGGCGGCTGTCGCCTCGCGCACCGTCACCAGGGATCCGTAGGTCTCGAACGTTCCCGAGGCCCGGGCGAACGCCCGCTTGGCCACCACGCCTGTCGCCGCGTCGACCCGACCGGCCAGGCGCAAAGCGCTGGCCGGCCCCACGATGCGGACGCTGCCAGCCGCCACCCCCCGCACCTGCACCCCGGCGCCCGCGAAGACCACCCGCCGCACCGTCTCGAGGTCGGCACGCGGGGAGCGCACGGCCAGGTCGAGGTACGGCTCGCCGGTGAAGCTCACCTCGCCACGCGCCGACAGCGGCGTGCCGTTCAGCGTGCCCCGCAGGTCGTCGAACGCCACGCGCCGGTTCTGCACCGCGAGCACGCCGGCGACGCCGTGCACCACCGCACCCCTCGCGGGGATGCGGGCTGCGCCGTCGCGCACCGTGACGCGACCCCACACGTCCGTCGCGTGTCCGCGGCCGGCCGGCGACCGCACGATCTGGAGGGCCGCGTCGAACGTCCCGCCGGTGATGCGGAGCGCGCGCGTGCCGAGCACGTAGCCGCCCCAGGCCGCCAGGTCGCCGCCGTGCACGTCGAGGGCGAGGTCCAGATGCCCGCTCGCGGGCAGGTGGACGCCCGTCAGCCGCGCGGCCGTCCGGCGCCCGTCGCGCACCTCGACGAACGAGACGCGCAGACGCACCCGGGATCCCGCGGAGACGTCGACCGTGCCGTTGACGTCCTCGAAGCGCGCCCCAAAGGCGTGCGGCCGCAGCGGGTACCGGTCGGTGAGACGCACGGTCCCGTGCAGCACGATGAGCCGCCCGCGAAACGCCGGCCCGTCACCGGGCCGCCCGGCCAGCTGCCCCAGGCCGTCCAGGTTCCAGCGCCCGGTAGCGTCGCGCGCGAGCGCGAGGACCGGTTCCTCGACCAGGAGCTCCACGATGCCAGACGCGGGGCTGCGGCGGTGCCAGAGGGCGCGGAGCAGGACGCCGACGTCGAGTCGCACCGTCACGCGCCGTGCGACGAGCAGCGGCGCGTCGCCGGCAGGAGCCCCTCCTGCCAGCGTCACGTCCTCCAGCACGATGCCGCGCCAGGGATCGCCCCCGATCCGCCCGATGCGCACCGGCTGGCCGATCAGCGTCGACGCGGCCACGACGGCCGCCTCGCGGGCGCGCTGCGGCAGCGCTGCCGCGGTCCACGCGAGCATGCCGGCCCCGCTCAGGAGCACGACGAGCGCTGCGGCGATGAAGGGCGAGGATGGCCGTCGCATGCTGGACCGCGTTGCTCCTGTCAGCCCTCCCGGGTCTGGGGTGCTCCGTACCCTTGCCAGATCCCGCCCGCGACCGTCGTGCTGGGGCGCGCCACGGGCGCAGACGCCCGCTACGGGCCGTCCACGGCGGTCGCCAGCTGCACGCGGCCGCGCACGACCCAGGGCGTCGGCACGCGCACTTTCGCCGTGCGCGACGCCACCCCGCCCGTGCCGTCGGGGAACCGCGCCGGCCCGGGCACCAGCTCCACCACGACGTCGGTGTTGCGGTCGCGATCGGCGAACGCGGCCAGCTGCTCTGCCGCCGACGTCCCCGCGATCTCGACCGGCTCGCTCAAGAGCGCTGCGGGCAGCCCACCCTCGGGGACCGGACGTCCCCCGGCGCGGACCAGCACCGTGGCCGGCCCGGTTGGGAACTGCTCGGGCACCGCCAGGTCCACCTCGCGCACCACCGGCTCACCCTGGAACGGTCGAAGCGTGATGCGCACGGTGGCGGCGCCACCGCGCCGCAGCCGCGGCCGGCTGAGGTCGGCCTCGACGACGGCCGCGGTCTGCCTGGCCTTCGTGACCTCGGCCTCCACGGTCACGTCCACGGGGGCGGTGCGCACGAACTCGTTGGCGAACAACAGCCGCAGCGCCTCGGGCAACTCCAGCATGGCGGCCGACCCGATGTCCCGCGGGTGGTAGAAGACGTTCTCCCGGACGATAGGGGCCTCCAGCCCGCGGCCACGCAGGGTCAGCCGCACGCGCGCCGTCCCCTCTCCGACGCGGTCGAGCGCCCGGTCGACGACGTCGAGCGCCGAGACCAGCACGAGCACCGGCCCCAGCTGCGGATCCGCCACTACCTGGGTCCCCAGCGTCGCCCGGTGCCCGCGGTCGCCGTCTCGCACCGACACCCGCACGCCGACCACCGGCGGCAGCCGGCCGATGATGCCCCCGACGCCGGCCCGCCGGTCCTGCGTGACGACGCCCACCGGCGCGCCCGCCGAGCCGATCTTGAAGGGGAACGACGCGCTCTGCACCACGCCGTGGATCACGGCCGACGTCAGCAGGTAGGCGCTCTCGCCGCGGTTGAGGACCGGGTGTCCGAACGCCAGGATCCGGTCGTCGTCGCGGTAGGTCAGGGTGCCGATGGCGACCACGTTGAGGTCGCCGCGGATCAACTGCACGCCGACCGCGCTGCCCGGCTCGAGCACCGGTCTGACGTCGGTCGATCCGCCGGCAGCGCCCTGCACCGGCTGGACCCCTGCAGGCCCCAGGGCTTCCTCCAGCAGGGCTGCGGCGCGCGTGCTCATGCCCGAGACCAGCAGCGGCCGCGCGAGCGGTACCATCACCGCCAGGTCGCTCCCCGCAGGTTCCCGGCGGACTACAGCGGACGAAGCCACCGCCACCCGCGCGATGCGCCGGCCGCCGAGGTACACCGGCACCGGGAGCGTCCACGGGCCGGACGACGCCGCAGCGGAGGTCCGCCGATCGCGCGACGATGCGGGCAGCGCGCCCCGCATGGCCTCGATGGGCGTGACCAGGCCCAGCGTGTGGTCGGCGAACGTCCACCCGAAGCCGACCGCGCCCGCCAGCCTGCCGCCGAAGTACACCGGGCTGCCGCTCATGCCGGCGGCGATTCCGCCGGTCCGTGCGATCAGCGGTCCAAAGGCCCGGACCAGGATCAGGTCACCCGCGGGTCCCGCACCCGGCACCACCGCCAGCGCCTCCACGTCGAAGGTCTCCACCGTGACCCCGCGGACGACGGTGCGCGCCACACCCCGCATGCCCGGCCGGATGGCCGCGAGCGGCAGCCAGCCGTCGGGGGCCGGCGCCGGGGCGGCCGGCGCGGTCAGCGCGGTGCTCAACAGCGCGGCCA is a window encoding:
- a CDS encoding translocation/assembly module TamB domain-containing protein, with translation MRRPSSPFIAAALVVLLSGAGMLAWTAAALPQRAREAAVVAASTLIGQPVRIGRIGGDPWRGIVLEDVTLAGGAPAGDAPLLVARRVTVRLDVGVLLRALWHRRSPASGIVELLVEEPVLALARDATGRWNLDGLGQLAGRPGDGPAFRGRLIVLHGTVRLTDRYPLRPHAFGARFEDVNGTVDVSAGSRVRLRVSFVEVRDGRRTAARLTGVHLPASGHLDLALDVHGGDLAAWGGYVLGTRALRITGGTFDAALQIVRSPAGRGHATDVWGRVTVRDGAARIPARGAVVHGVAGVLAVQNRRVAFDDLRGTLNGTPLSARGEVSFTGEPYLDLAVRSPRADLETVRRVVFAGAGVQVRGVAAGSVRIVGPASALRLAGRVDAATGVVAKRAFARASGTFETYGSLVTVREATAAVAGGAVRGEAWWRLDAPQFQVAARVDDADAGALGRWVSRPVPVTRGRVSGYVIALGRPGGLDAAARARVDAARLQGSGIDAEIDALRGVVRYQGGTLYIEHAAARTGPAWALGHGLLGPDGRLALRAVADGLELASLPGLRLPAAIAGTAAFTGRVDGTLAAWEIAGDALVRRGRVLGLEVDDASGRVHVRPGQIRLEQVGARAGRARYQIDGTVTWASPARLDLTIGAERAPADVLARLWGAPVEVRGSVDGRVRLTGVAERPAAVGRLVLRDAVVHGQAVDRAEGTFRWDGTRLVLDHAWLSRRSSRLEVAGTVDRRTGFDLTLSARDLALRDLALPRLPGSWVDGHVSLTGTLRGRPDAPEMTVAVRSGDLSINGIRFDDAEGEVGWTGRALRLAPLRLRRAAETYRLDGAIAFGPAPTIGLTADVAHGRLSTLLGLGNVRFGVPVDATITGTAAVQGALGNPDARFNVTIDGGHIGDHRLTDGSVDLTLRDGVVTIDRFLLRPAQGTVAMQGRLHLRGASALEVTGAGLSLDLLRPLLGLRRPLRGRWDFTVQLDGPLAAPEIGFSQEITGGGVEGATFDRLVANAYYRDGLLQVPQAFLVQDGHRLRAAGAIPFNPALLRFDAQRPMEFRFWLADANMGLLRLLTDRVEEATGAVEGEVRVGGTVAAPEVTGGLRVRDGRVRVSGLRTPIEAIRLDARFDGTTIQLAEASARLGSGTAEVRGALRLVPSAGGGLILAVGEDAPLVVQGRDLRLAVPPVVDALATGQLRLWGTLGDPRRPPTASGQVTLASGTVAVAAGPPGAPAAAPLVFRAVRLEVGRDLAVQAGGLRFDLQPGGAVLLGGTLRAPTLDGTIGAREGKLVALGTTFDLIEATAVFQPHLGLLPHVTATAETQIGATHVTLAVRGVPPEGLTLDLRSDPEMSRQEIVALLGRQAGMARLLEGDLEGALRAAISRRLFGGATGPVGRALGLSELSLEYDFQGPLALRAGKLLAGRWYVTLEATFAEQTRYLWGLEYRFAPGWRVTTRLGSDGSREALLWYTVRF
- a CDS encoding SpoIVB peptidase S55 domain-containing protein; this encodes MRRWTMLALAALLSTALTAPAAPAPAPDGWLPLAAIRPGMRGVARTVVRGVTVETFDVEALAVVPGAGPAGDLILVRAFGPLIARTGGIAAGMSGSPVYFGGRLAGAVGFGWTFADHTLGLVTPIEAMRGALPASSRDRRTSAAASSGPWTLPVPVYLGGRRIARVAVASSAVVRREPAGSDLAVMVPLARPLLVSGMSTRAAALLEEALGPAGVQPVQGAAGGSTDVRPVLEPGSAVGVQLIRGDLNVVAIGTLTYRDDDRILAFGHPVLNRGESAYLLTSAVIHGVVQSASFPFKIGSAGAPVGVVTQDRRAGVGGIIGRLPPVVGVRVSVRDGDRGHRATLGTQVVADPQLGPVLVLVSALDVVDRALDRVGEGTARVRLTLRGRGLEAPIVRENVFYHPRDIGSAAMLELPEALRLLFANEFVRTAPVDVTVEAEVTKARQTAAVVEADLSRPRLRRGGAATVRITLRPFQGEPVVREVDLAVPEQFPTGPATVLVRAGGRPVPEGGLPAALLSEPVEIAGTSAAEQLAAFADRDRNTDVVVELVPGPARFPDGTGGVASRTAKVRVPTPWVVRGRVQLATAVDGP